GACTGCATTTGTTCATGAAAAAGACCATCATGGGCACAACAATCGAAGCGGTTGCCCAGAACCGTGAAGGCGCAATGCTGACAGGAATTAACGTCAACCGGGTTTCCGCCATGACTTTTGCCATTTCCGCGGCCACGGCAGCGGTGGCTGCCAGTCTGATTTCGCCGATTTTCATGCTTTCACCGGCCATGGGCGCCATCCTTGGGATGAAAGCCTTTGTCATTGTTATCTTAGGCGGCATGGGAAGCATACCCGGCGCTATTCTGGGCGGATACATCCTTGGACTCATTGAGGCGCTGGGCGGCGGATATATTTCTGCGGCCTATAAGGACGTGTTTGCCTTTGGTGCGCTGATTCTGATTTTATCCATCAAGCCAACCGGTTTATTCGGCAAAAGGGAGGTTTAAACTGTGTTTACAAAACCCGTTCACACCCGGCTTCTTTATGCAGCCATACTCATCGCAGCCCTGACTTTACCCTGGTATGTGCCGGATGCCTATATTTTTCAGATCGTGACCATGAGCCTGCTTTTTGCCATTGCCGTATCCGGCATGAACCTCATCATCGGGTTTACGGGTCAGGCTTCTTTGGCCCACGGGGCGTTTTTCGGCATAGGCGCCTACGGGGTGGCCATCATGACCAAGGCGGGCATCTCCTTCTGGCTTGCGCTTCCGGCCGCAGCCCTTGTTTCCGCTTTCATTGGTTTTCTTGTGGGCCTGCCTTCCCTGCGGACCCGGGGCTCTTATTTCGCCATTGTCACCCTTTGCTTCGGGGTGATTCTGTGGATTGTGGCCGGCAACTGGATCGAGTTGACAGGCGGGCACAACGGGATTTTCGGCATACCCCGGCCTTCTCCCATACCGGTGCCTGTTTTCGGCTCCATTGAATTTTTCACCCAGACGCCCTTGTATTACCTGGCACTGGCAGCGCTTTTGCTGACGATTTTTGTTCTTCGCCGGCTGGTTTACTCCGTTTTCGGGCTGAGCCTGATGGCCGTGCGCAACAATGAACCCCTGGCCGATGCCGTTGGCATCAATCCCTTTGCCACGAAGCTGATTTCCTTTGTGATCGCCAATTTTATCGCCGGTCTGGCCGGCGGCATGTATGCCGCTATTATCGGTGCGGTCAGTCCGAGTGCTGCTGGTTATATGATGACTTTTAATTTTTTGATTTATTTGATCCTCGGCGGCATGGCCACTTTGAGCGGACCTGTTGTGGGCGCCTTTGCCATTCCTGTTGTCATGGAATTCATGCAGTTTCTGGGGGATTTCCGAATGCTGATTTTCGGTGCCCTGCTGGTTTTTGTGATCATTTATTTCCCCCAGGGGTTTGTGGGCGGTCTGCGCCAGTTAAACCAAAAAGTCGCCGCCTGGCGTCAACAATAAACATCAGGAGTGCACATGCTTCGTGTTGAATCTCTGACCAAGCGTTTTGAGGGCCTGGTAGCCGTCCAGGACCTGAATTTTGAAATCATCAAGGGCGAAATTCTGGCGATCATCGGCCCTAACGGGGCCGGAAAATCAACGGTTTTCAATCTGATCACCGGAACCCTGCCACCGACTTCCGGAAATGTGTTTATTCACGAACAGGATATCACCGGTTTGAAACCTTATAAAATCGCCAGCAAAGGGGTTGCCAGAACTTTTCAGACCACCAGCCTTTTTGATCAGCTCAGGGTGATCGACAATCTCATGATCGCCTATAAGTGGCGCACCCGGCTGGGCTTCTGGAATACCCTTTTACATACCCGGACATGGAAAACCGATCAGGCCGAGGCTTACAAGCACTCCATGGAAACCCTGGAGTTTCTCGGGCTTGCCGAAAAAAGCGATCAGTTTGTCCCTGTATTGTCCCAGGAGGAGCAGAAGCGTCTGGCAATGGGCATCGCCCTGGTCAGCCAGCCCAAGATTCTTTTGCTCGACGAGCCCACCGGCGGTTTGATCCAGGAGGAAACCGACCGGATTACCGATCTGATCAACAAGATCCGGGATCACGGAACCACAGTCTGCATCATCGAGCACAAGATGCAGATGATCATGGGAATGGCTGATCGGATTGTTGTTTTAAATTACGGAAAAAAAATCGCCGAGGGAACGCCTGACCATGTGAAATCGGATCAGGCAGTGATCACGGCCTACCTGGGAGGGGAAGTCAAATAATGCTGAAGCTCAAACAGGTGCACACGCAAATCAGTGGACTCCATATTATCCATGATGTCTCCCTGGAAATCAAGCGGGGGGAATTCGTGGCATTGCTGGGCAACAACGGAGCCGGCAAAACCACCTTGTTTCGGACCATTGCCGGGGTATTAAAGCCCGGCTCCGGAGCCGTTGAGTTCAACGGGATTCCCATCTATCAGATGCCGGTGCATAAAATTGTGGATCTGGGCCTGGTCCTGTGTCCCCAGGGACGCCAGTTGTTTCCCCAGCTGTCCGTGCAAAAAAATCTCATGATGGGGGCCTATCCCCTGCGCAAAGACAAAATGCGGATTCAGAAAAACCTGGATCGCGTATATGAGCTGTTTCCGGTGTTAAAGGAACGCAGCCATCAGCAGGCCGGTACGTTCAGCGGCGGTGAGCAGCAGATGCTGGCCATTGCCCGGGCGCTGATGAGCGAACCCCAGATGCTGCTTCTCGATGAACCGTCAGTGGGGCTGGCGCCTCTGATTGTGCAGCAGATGGCAGATGTGATTTCCAATATCAATCATGAAATGGATACCACCATCTTTCTTTCCGAGCAGAACGCCAACATGGCGCTGAATATCACGGACCGGGGATATGTGCTGGAAAGCGGGGCCTGTGTGCTGGAAGGTGAATGTCAACAGCTCAAAAACGATGAAATGGTGAGAAAAGCATATATCGGTGCCTGACAGGGTTGATCTGTTTTCGGCAATGGTATATATAATCTGTGGAAAAGGCATCTTCCATATATATTGATTCCAGCAGCGAGGTTGATCATGAAAATAATGCTTTGTTACACCGGTTCCCGGTCTTCTCACTCCGCCTTAAGCGAAACCGTTAAAAGGGCCAGGGCCATGGATGCGCAGGTTTACCTGGTGGCATCCATGGAAAAGGGTACAGAAGATGAGCAGAAAACAATCGGACAGCTTGAGGCGGCTTTAAAGGATGCCGAAGAACAGCTGAAAAAAGAGGATATTGCGTGTGAAACCCATCTTTTGGTCCGGGGCATGACCCCGGATGAGGATCTGCTGGCATATGCCAGGGAACAAAACGTGGATGAAATTGTCATCGGCATCCGCAAGCGATCCAGGATGGGAAAACTTCTGTTTGGCTCCACGGCCCAGTTTCTGATTTTAAATGCCCATTGCCCGGTTCTGACCGTAAAGTAAACCGGTTGGGTTCTCTATGGGAAAAAAATCTTACCGCCCTGCCGCCCCGGGTTCCCAAAAGGGCGTCAGGGCAGATCTGATGCCGCGTTTTGCCTATATTTTGACTTCCAGATGCCGTTTTTTGATTTTTTCCAGCAGGGTGGTGCGCTTCATGTTCAGCAGGCGGGCCGCCTCTTTTTTATTCCCCTCTGCCATGTGAAGTGCTTTGAGGATAAGCTGGTTTTCAAATTCCTGTGTCATGGCATGAAAATCAAGATCTTCACTGATATTGTTTTGTTTTTCAGTCTCTGAGTTGCCCGCAGGGTCGCATAAGTCCTGGAATCTCTGGGGCAGGGAGCCCACATCAACCGTGTCTCCCCCGTGGAGGATGCACATACGCTGAACCAGGTTCTGCAGTTCCCGGACATTTCCGGGCCATTCATAGGCTTTTAGCCGCTGAAGGGCCTGGTCCGTGAATCCGAGAGGGACATTTTTCCTGCCCCGGTTGTACATGAGCAGAAATTTCTGGACCAGGTGCGGGATGTCTTCGGTGCGCTTGCGCAGCGGCGGCAAGGTGATGGGGACAACGCTTAAGCGGTAGTACAGATCTTCCCGAAACGTCCCGTCGGCCACGGCCTTCTCCAGATTGCGGTTGGTGGCGGCAATCACCCGCACGTCAATCTGTGTGCTTTTTACCGATCCCACCGCCTCAAAGTTTTGCTCCTGGAGGACCCGGAGCAGTTTTGCCTGCAGGTTGGCCTTCATATCACCGATTTCATCAAGAAACAGCGTCCCCTTGTCCGCGTGTGCCAGGCGGCCCTTTTTGGCCCGGTTGGCGCCGGTGAAAGCGCCTTTTTCATATCCGAACAATTCGCTTTCCAGCAGTTCCTCGGGAATGGCCGCACAATTTAAGGGGACAAAGTTATATTGATTGCGCTCCGGTGTCAGATCATGAATGGCCCGGGCCACCAGTTCCTTTCCAGTGCCGCTTTCGCCTTTGAGCAACACATTGCCTTCACTGTTGCCGGCAATGCGTTCAATAATTTCAAAGAGTTTTTTCATGGGCCGGGATTCGCCGATGATACCGGCGAATCCGTCGCTTTTGCGCAGGCGCGGTTTGTGCTGAAGGCTTTGGGCCAGCAGTTTCTGGTATTCCAGGGCGTTTTTTACCACTTCCAGGATTTCCTGCTGATAAATGGGCGTGTGGATATAAAAGTATGCCCCGGCCTGTAAGGATTCCACCACATGCTGACGTCCCCCTGGCGGCATGACCACGATGGGGACCATTGCCGGGTTGATGGCAATGCCTTTTTGGATGAGTTCCAGCCCGGATTTGTCCGGAAAGAATAAATCAGTGACCAGAAGCTCCACAGATCTCTTGTTGTTGATAAACTCCAGGGCCTCTGTCGAGTTTTTGGCTTGAAAAATATTGGCTTCGGTCTGCTCGTTGAAAAAACCGGCCACTTCACTGGCGGCATTGTCTCCTGGTTCAACCACCAGGACGGAAATATTTTTGAGCATGTTTTACCCTTGTTCAAACAGGCGGTTTATCAAATGGGTGTCAGTTGGAAACTGCTTGAAAACAGGAAATATAATATATTTCATGTCAAAATACTGACATGGTGAGGGCGATGTCAAGAATTCTTTTGGTTCATTTGACTTAGAAATCGCTGCAAGCAATTGAGATTCGTAAAATTATATTTAATTACAGGATGTTGCAAGTTTTTAAAAAATTTGGCCCCAGTTTTGCATGCATGCCCTGCAGGAGGCGCATATGAACGAGATTTCCCGGGCGGCCGGTATTGCTTGCATATTGATCTTTTTGTCAACGGGTTTGTGTCTGGCCGGCAGTGCCAACCTGCTGGGTATGTCCAGCGGCCGGCAGGAAAATGTGAATCAGGTGGATCTTGTTTTTGACAGGATCCCGGAAATCCATGTCAGCCGTTCCGGGCAGCGCGTCCGGGTGCAAATGGAAAATACCCGGGTTTCCGATTCGGTTCACAAGATTGCCGGCAAGGACCTGGCGCCCCCTTTGGTAAGGGTCAAGCTCAATTCTGAAGGAGCAAAAACGATAGTGGATTTCTATTTCCGGCAGATTCCCCGATCCGTGGATATCACAAGGGATAAAGGCAGTGCCCGGCTCACGCTCAATATCTTCTGGGACCGCAAGCAGGCCGGCAGTCGGCCCGCAATTCAGGATCAGCGGGTGGGCCGGCTTCAGCCGATTCGCCACGGGGCCGCGGCCCGGCAGATGATTTCTTCGGATTATACTGGTCGATGGACTGATTTTTTCGCCCGATTTGAATGGCCGCCGCAATGGGATCTGCCGGTAAAGTTTTCTCTCCCCCGGTTTCCGGGGCCACTGGTGAATGAAAACCGGGCTTTTCTGCCGGATGCCCTCGTGGAACTGCTCAACGGCGGGATGTGGCAGGCAGTGGAAAACAAAACAGCAGAACTGCTCACCGGCGATATCGGCGGCCGGCAGGCGGATTTGTACCAGCTGGTGCTGGCTGAATCCCTGATTCGGCAAAATCGGAATCAAAAGGCCCTGTCCGTGCTGGAAAATATGGAGCCGGGTGCTGAAAGGCCTCAGATTCGGGCCTGGCAGATTTATTTTCAGGTCCGTGCCATAGCCGGGACGGGGGAATATTACCAGGCCGCCCGCATTGCCGAAACTCAAAGGAAAAGGGTTTTGCAGGAAACTTCCGCAGCCGGCTGGTTTGCCATTTTGGAAGCGGAAACGGATATGGCCATGGGAGAGCCGGAGCAGGCACTTGCCGGGTTGGCACGGGATCTGGGTTATTCCGGGGCCGCCGGAGGCATTGCTTTGCTTCGCAAGGGCGATGCCCGGTATGATATCGGGGATATGGAGGCTGCATCTGATTTCTATGACAAGGCTGTTTTTGATTTGCGCCTTGTCCAGCAGTACCCCGGTTCCCTTGCCAGGTATACTTCGCTGCTTTACCGGAATCAGAAATATGAAACCGCCTATCGCCACTGGTTTCTGCTGTCTGAAATACTTGCCAAAAGATCGCCCCCGCACAAGCCCCTGGCGGATTATTGGGCGGCCATGGCGCTGTTTCATTCAGGCGAGCCCGACCGGGCGCGGCTGATGCTCTGGGAAATCGAGGAAAAAGCCGGAGATTCAGAGGCCGCCCTCCGGGCAAGGCTGAAATTAATGGATCTGGATGTGATGGAAAAGCCGGATCCGGATTTCAACGCCTTGCTGCCGCGGTATGATTCGATCATTGAGGCCGGAGATAAACGACAGATCCGGGAGGAGGCCTTTTTCAAGCAAATTCTGGCCTGCCATCTGGGCGGAAATGAGCTTGCAGCCGTCCGGCAGCTGGGTCGGTTTTTTGATGATTACTGGGCCGGAGAATTGCTGGCTGAAGCCCAGGCCCTGTTTGTGGAAATTTTTCCGGATGCCATAGGCGCCATGCTAAAGCAAGAAGCTTATTTCGAGGCGCTCACCCTGGTTTCCAAGCATCGGGATTTGCTCGCACAGGCTCCGATCACTTACGGATTTTTATATGACCTGGCGGAAAGCTACACCCGCTCCGGGCTTCTGGACCAGGCCGCCACCACCTACCGCTATCTCATGGATTTTGAAAAGGATGAAAAAAAACAGGCCCGGATCTTTTTGCCCCTGATCCGGATTTGTGATCAGCAGGGCAATCACGGCCAGGTGATGCGTTATGCCCCGGATTACGTAAACCGGTTTCCGGACGGCTCTGATCGAAGGGAGGTGTTTTACTATTATGTCCGGGCGCTGGCCAAAACCGGCCAATCCCGGGAGGCGGCACGAATGCTGAGGGAAAATAAGCGCCCCGTTCATGAAAAAATCGATCTTCTGGCGGGAGAGCTTTTTTTTGAACAAAAGCAATACAGGCTGGCTGCGTGTTATCTGGGCCGGGCCTCGGCCATGGCCGGGCAAAGCGGTTTGCCGGCAACGGATTTGAAACGGGCTGAAGCCCTGTTTTACTGCAATAAATGGCGGCAGGCCGCATCTGTTTATCAATCCCTTCTTGATGAGGATGGATACAGGGGACAGGCGGCATTCAGATTGATCCGGACTTATCTGAACATGGGAAGCCGGAATAAGGCCCTTAACCTTTACCGGCAAATGTCCGAAATGGAAATAGAGGCGTCCTGGCTGGCTCTGTCAGCCCAGGAAATCGAGATTGAAAACCCGATGAACTAGGGAGGTTTTATGCCAGTCAACGGCATTTTTGACAGCAATATCCAGCTGCTTGATCAGGCCCTTTCATTGAGAAGCCGCAAGCATGAAGCCATTTCCGCCAATATCGCAAATGCCGAGACGCCCGGTTATGCACGGCTGCGCATGGATTTTGAAGATGCCATGGCCGCAGCTGCCGGCAAATCGGATGACACGCAGGCGGTCACCCATCCCAGGCATATGCAGGCCGGTGCAGGCCAGGCCGAAGGGCTTGTCTATCGTCAGCAGGACCCAAATGTTATCGGAGATGGCAACAATGTGGTGATGGAGCAGGAAATGATGGAGCTGGCCGAAAACCAGATCCGGTACGAGGCAGCCATTCAGATGCTGAACAAAAAATTTGGTATGCTCAAATTCGTGATTCAGGAAAGAGCATAAATTCAGGGAGACACGCAATGGATATTTTCGGCGCAATGGACATCGGTTATTCGGCTTTACGGGCGCAGAGCCTGCGGTTAAACGTCATCGGCAGCAATCTGGCCAATATGGAGACCACCCGTACTCCGGAAGGCGGCGCTTACCGCAAAAAATCCGTAATTTTTACAAGCGAGCAAAACAGTTTTGCCCGGGAGCTTGAAAACAGCACCCAACAGCAAGCCCGGGGGGTGCGGGTAGAGCGGATCATAACAGATCAGGGAGAAGGCAAAATGGTCTATGAACCTTCTCATCCGGATGCAAATGACGAAGGTTATGTGGAAAAGCCCGATATCAGCCTGGTGGAGCAGATGACGGACATGATGAAGGCCAGGGGGAGTTATGAAGCCAACGTGACTTCCATCAAGGCCGCCCAGCGAATGGCCATGAAGGCACTGGAAATCGGGAGGTAAAAGCAATGGCAGACTCAGTTATGGCAGCTGCAGGCAGTA
The window above is part of the Desulfosalsimonas propionicica genome. Proteins encoded here:
- a CDS encoding sigma-54-dependent transcriptional regulator, whose amino-acid sequence is MLKNISVLVVEPGDNAASEVAGFFNEQTEANIFQAKNSTEALEFINNKRSVELLVTDLFFPDKSGLELIQKGIAINPAMVPIVVMPPGGRQHVVESLQAGAYFYIHTPIYQQEILEVVKNALEYQKLLAQSLQHKPRLRKSDGFAGIIGESRPMKKLFEIIERIAGNSEGNVLLKGESGTGKELVARAIHDLTPERNQYNFVPLNCAAIPEELLESELFGYEKGAFTGANRAKKGRLAHADKGTLFLDEIGDMKANLQAKLLRVLQEQNFEAVGSVKSTQIDVRVIAATNRNLEKAVADGTFREDLYYRLSVVPITLPPLRKRTEDIPHLVQKFLLMYNRGRKNVPLGFTDQALQRLKAYEWPGNVRELQNLVQRMCILHGGDTVDVGSLPQRFQDLCDPAGNSETEKQNNISEDLDFHAMTQEFENQLILKALHMAEGNKKEAARLLNMKRTTLLEKIKKRHLEVKI
- a CDS encoding tetratricopeptide repeat protein; this translates as MNEISRAAGIACILIFLSTGLCLAGSANLLGMSSGRQENVNQVDLVFDRIPEIHVSRSGQRVRVQMENTRVSDSVHKIAGKDLAPPLVRVKLNSEGAKTIVDFYFRQIPRSVDITRDKGSARLTLNIFWDRKQAGSRPAIQDQRVGRLQPIRHGAAARQMISSDYTGRWTDFFARFEWPPQWDLPVKFSLPRFPGPLVNENRAFLPDALVELLNGGMWQAVENKTAELLTGDIGGRQADLYQLVLAESLIRQNRNQKALSVLENMEPGAERPQIRAWQIYFQVRAIAGTGEYYQAARIAETQRKRVLQETSAAGWFAILEAETDMAMGEPEQALAGLARDLGYSGAAGGIALLRKGDARYDIGDMEAASDFYDKAVFDLRLVQQYPGSLARYTSLLYRNQKYETAYRHWFLLSEILAKRSPPHKPLADYWAAMALFHSGEPDRARLMLWEIEEKAGDSEAALRARLKLMDLDVMEKPDPDFNALLPRYDSIIEAGDKRQIREEAFFKQILACHLGGNELAAVRQLGRFFDDYWAGELLAEAQALFVEIFPDAIGAMLKQEAYFEALTLVSKHRDLLAQAPITYGFLYDLAESYTRSGLLDQAATTYRYLMDFEKDEKKQARIFLPLIRICDQQGNHGQVMRYAPDYVNRFPDGSDRREVFYYYVRALAKTGQSREAARMLRENKRPVHEKIDLLAGELFFEQKQYRLAACYLGRASAMAGQSGLPATDLKRAEALFYCNKWRQAASVYQSLLDEDGYRGQAAFRLIRTYLNMGSRNKALNLYRQMSEMEIEASWLALSAQEIEIENPMN
- the flgB gene encoding flagellar basal body rod protein FlgB; this translates as MPVNGIFDSNIQLLDQALSLRSRKHEAISANIANAETPGYARLRMDFEDAMAAAAGKSDDTQAVTHPRHMQAGAGQAEGLVYRQQDPNVIGDGNNVVMEQEMMELAENQIRYEAAIQMLNKKFGMLKFVIQERA
- the flgC gene encoding flagellar basal body rod protein FlgC, with product MDIFGAMDIGYSALRAQSLRLNVIGSNLANMETTRTPEGGAYRKKSVIFTSEQNSFARELENSTQQQARGVRVERIITDQGEGKMVYEPSHPDANDEGYVEKPDISLVEQMTDMMKARGSYEANVTSIKAAQRMAMKALEIGR
- a CDS encoding universal stress protein; protein product: MKIMLCYTGSRSSHSALSETVKRARAMDAQVYLVASMEKGTEDEQKTIGQLEAALKDAEEQLKKEDIACETHLLVRGMTPDEDLLAYAREQNVDEIVIGIRKRSRMGKLLFGSTAQFLILNAHCPVLTVK
- a CDS encoding ABC transporter ATP-binding protein translates to MLRVESLTKRFEGLVAVQDLNFEIIKGEILAIIGPNGAGKSTVFNLITGTLPPTSGNVFIHEQDITGLKPYKIASKGVARTFQTTSLFDQLRVIDNLMIAYKWRTRLGFWNTLLHTRTWKTDQAEAYKHSMETLEFLGLAEKSDQFVPVLSQEEQKRLAMGIALVSQPKILLLDEPTGGLIQEETDRITDLINKIRDHGTTVCIIEHKMQMIMGMADRIVVLNYGKKIAEGTPDHVKSDQAVITAYLGGEVK
- a CDS encoding branched-chain amino acid ABC transporter permease encodes the protein MFTKPVHTRLLYAAILIAALTLPWYVPDAYIFQIVTMSLLFAIAVSGMNLIIGFTGQASLAHGAFFGIGAYGVAIMTKAGISFWLALPAAALVSAFIGFLVGLPSLRTRGSYFAIVTLCFGVILWIVAGNWIELTGGHNGIFGIPRPSPIPVPVFGSIEFFTQTPLYYLALAALLLTIFVLRRLVYSVFGLSLMAVRNNEPLADAVGINPFATKLISFVIANFIAGLAGGMYAAIIGAVSPSAAGYMMTFNFLIYLILGGMATLSGPVVGAFAIPVVMEFMQFLGDFRMLIFGALLVFVIIYFPQGFVGGLRQLNQKVAAWRQQ
- a CDS encoding ABC transporter ATP-binding protein, producing the protein MLKLKQVHTQISGLHIIHDVSLEIKRGEFVALLGNNGAGKTTLFRTIAGVLKPGSGAVEFNGIPIYQMPVHKIVDLGLVLCPQGRQLFPQLSVQKNLMMGAYPLRKDKMRIQKNLDRVYELFPVLKERSHQQAGTFSGGEQQMLAIARALMSEPQMLLLDEPSVGLAPLIVQQMADVISNINHEMDTTIFLSEQNANMALNITDRGYVLESGACVLEGECQQLKNDEMVRKAYIGA